In a genomic window of Lycium ferocissimum isolate CSIRO_LF1 chromosome 9, AGI_CSIRO_Lferr_CH_V1, whole genome shotgun sequence:
- the LOC132030069 gene encoding replication protein A 70 kDa DNA-binding subunit A-like, with translation MPPVNLTEGAIPMLSNGEWQEDEFRPVLQITDVRLVNTQNQSNTNERYRILISDGQYIQQGMLATQKNQLIRSKQIQKGSIIQMKDFVRNVIQNRVIIIIIELDVLVEVCDQIGEPKHYLKTDGSTPPVPRPAAQVQPSANQFVGVSGNSQSFAAVSATSVSTPRPNMTGGVQSPETNRSSVYSTPSVGNLDSGRYGSSAPLYPRAESGPAISRAPVNYVRPPQPSYQQPPQSSYQQPPPMYSNRGPIAKNDAPPRIVPIAALNPYQGRWTIKARVTAKAELRHYNNQRGDGKVFSFDLLDSDGGEIRVTCFNSVADQFYHQIEPGRVYLISKGSLRPAQKAFNHLPNDHEIMLETTSVVQPCFEDDRTIPQHQFHFRPISDIEAMENNNVIDVIGVVSSISPSTSIMRKNGTETQKRALQLKDMSGRSVELTLWGNFCNAEGQTLQNMCDSGAFPVLAVKAGRVNDFNGKSLGTISTSKLFIEPDFPEALKTKEWFEREGKNMPSMSLSREVSSIGRTDVRKTISQIKDERLGTSEKPDWITISATVTFIKVDNFCYTACPLMIGDRQCNKKVTNNGDGKWRCDRCDQTVDECEYRYILQFQIQDHTGLTWVTAFQECGDQIMGISAKELYFIKYEEQDDDRFAETMRNVLFNKFIFKLKVKEEMFSDEQRVKSTVVKAEKLNFQSETKFLLDLIDKINGQESSTLPPMTDNATPSSGFNNAGFGSKLKEPMNPVTSYGGSNSSISRESGLQGNRQGPYGNQPTGSQFGPTGSSTGMYMSCNSCGGTGHSASNCPSVMSGQSQAYGGGFGNRATSGMSSGGASGECYKCHQFGHWARDCPGVSNASAVNNMTPGRYGNTPRQHVGGF, from the exons ATGCCGCCGGTAAACTTAACGGAAGGAGCGATACCGATGCTATCTAACGGTGAATGGCAAGAAGATGAGTTTCGACCGGTGTTACAGATCACAGATGTTCGGTTAGTTAACACTCAGAATCAGAGCAATACTAATGAACGTTACAGGATTTTGATATCGGATGGACAGTATATACAGCAAGGGATGTTAGCTACGCAAAAGAATCAACTAATTAGGTCTAAACAGATTCAGAAAGGAAGTATTATTCAGATGAAAGATTTCGTTCGTAATGTCATCCAAAATCGAGT gatcattattatcattgaaTTGGATGTTTTAGTTGAGGTGTGTGATCAAATTGGAGAACCAAAGCATTATCTCAAAACTGATGGTAGTACTCCTCCAGTGCCACGGCCAGCTGCCCAAGTGCAGCCTTCCGCCAATCAATTTGTTGGTGTAAGTGGAAATTCCCAATCATTTGCTGCTGTTTCAGCTACTTCAGTCTCAACTCCAAGACCAAATATGACTGGAGGGGTGCAATCTCCAGAGACAAACCGTAGCAGTGTTTACAGTACtccctctgttgggaatttggaCTCTGGACGATATGGTTCAAGTGCACCTCTTTACCCCAGAGCAGAATCTGGTCCTGCGATTTCACGGGCTCCAGTGAATTATGTGCGGCCGCCACAGCCTTCTTATCAGCAGCCTCCTCAGTCTTCTTATCAGCAGCCACCACCGATGTACTCAAACAGAGGACCTATAGCCAAGAATGATGCACCTCCGAGGATTGTTCCAATCGCTGCTCTCAATCCATATCAGGGTCGGTGGACTATAAAGGCCAGGGTAACCGCAAAGGCTGAACTCagacactacaacaatcaaaggGGTGATGGAAAAGTATTCTCTTTTGATCTTCTTGATTCTGATGGAGGAGAAATAAGGGTGACCTGTTTTAACTCTGTAGCTGACCAATTTTACCACCAGATCGAGCCAGGTAGAGTTTATCTAATTTCAAAAGGAAGCTTGAGACCAGCGCAGAAAGCTTTCAATCACCTTCCAAATGATCATGAAATTATGCTTGAGACCACATCTGTAGTTCAACCTTGTTTTGAGGATGACAGGACTATACCTCAGCACCAATTTCATTTTCGGCCAATCAGTGATATTGAAGCCATGGAGAACAACAATGTGATAGATGTGATTGGTGTGGTGTCTTCAATAAGTCCATCTACTTCAATAATGAGGAAAAATGGTACAGAAACTCAGAAAAGAGCCCTCCAGCTGAAGGACATGTCTGGCAGAAGTGTTGAATTAACTTTGTGGGGAAATTTCTGCAATGCGGAAGGTCAAACACTTCAGAATATGTGTGATTCTGGGGCTTTCCCTGTTTTAGCAGTCAAAGCTGGTAGAGTAAATGATTTTAATGGCAAATCTTTAGGTACTATATCTACAAGCAAGTTGTTTATAGAACCAGATTTTCCTGAAGCTCTAAAAACGAAGGAATGGTTTGAAAGGGAGGGAAAGAACATGCCGTCAATGTCACTGTCACGAGAAGTCAGCAGCATTGGTCGGACAGATGTGCGGAAAACTATATCTCAAATCAAAGATGAACGGTTGGGCACTTCTGAGAAACCAGATTGGATCACTATAAGTGCCACTGTTACATTTATAAAGGTTGACAATTTTTGCTATACTGCATGTCCCCTCATGATAGGAGATCGACAGTGCAACAAAAAAGTGACAAATAATGGGGATGGGAAATGGCGGTGTGACAGGTGTGATCAGACTGTTGATGAATGTGAATATAGGTACATCCTCCAGTTCCAGATTCAGGACCATACTGGCTTAACATGGGTTACTGCATTTCAAGAATGCGGTGACCAGATCATGGGTATATCTGCAAAAGAattgtatttcataaaatatgaGGAGCAGGATGATGATAGGTTTGCAGAAACCATGCGTAATGTTTTATTCAACAAGTTTATATTTAAATTGAAAGTGAAAGAAGAGATGTTCAGTGATGAACAGCGAGTTAAGTCAACAGTGGTCAAAGCTGAGAAGCTGAACTTCCAATCAGAGACCAAGTTTCTGTTGGACTTGATAGACAAGATCAATGGGCAGGAATCGAGCACTCTACCTCCCATGACAGATAATGCAACTCCAAGTTCAGGGTTTAATAATGCTGGATTTGGGAGCAAACTCAAAGAACCGATGAACCCCGTTACAAGCTATGGTGGCAGCAATAGCAGTATCAGCAGAGAGAGTGGACTGCAGGGAAATCGGCAAGGTCCGTATGGAAATCAGCCTACTGGCTCGCAGTTTGGTCCGACTGGTTCTTCTACAGGCATGTATATGAGCTGTAATAGTTGTGGTGGAACGGGCCATAGTGCCTCAAACTGTCCAAGCGTCATGAGTGGTCAGAGCCAGGCATATGGAGGTGGTTTTGGCAATAGGGCAACTTCAGGGATGAGCAGTGGGGGTGCTTCCGGTGAGTGCTATAAATGCCATCAGTTTGGACATTGGGCAAGAGATTGCCCAGGTGTAAGCAATGCATCTGCTGTCAATAACATGACGCCTGGAAGATACGGGAATACTCCAAGGCAACACGTTGGCGGATTTTAA